The Ignicoccus hospitalis KIN4/I genome includes the window AGAGCTTGTTGACGTGCTTGTCCAAGCCGAGCTCCTTCTCCGAAAGCCCCATCGCGTAGCCCACGAGCTGGTGGAGGTGCCAGACCGGCACCCCCTTCTGGGAGGTGTCCAGCTGGTACTGGCAGAAGGGGCACAAGGTAACTATCACGTCCGCCCCCGCGCTCTCGCTGACAACCTTCCTAGCCAAGTCCGTCGCCACCTTCTTGTCGTAAGTCATTAAGGGGAAGCCGCAGCAAGTGTCCACCCTCCTCGCCACCTCCGCCCCTGTCCTCTTGACCACCTCTTCCATCATTTTGAAAACGTCCTTACCCTGGTAGAAGTTGTAGAACTTCTTCGCGCCGCAGCCGGGGTACAAGGAGACCCTAAGGTTGTACAAGGGCCTCTTCACGTGCTCCTCCTTGAAGTTCTCCAACAGCAAGTCGAGTATGTGGAGCAGCTTCACGTCTATGTTGAACTTCAAGTGTTTGCTTTCTAACAAGTCCTTTACCTCCTCTCTCAAGGGTTCTTCCTTCATCATCCTCCCCTTCCAGAACATCAGCTGGGCCGCGCATATCCCGCAAGCGGTGAAGACGCTGCTGCAACCTTGCTCCTTCGCGAGGCTCAAGTTAGAGGCCACCAGCACGGCGGTCCCCAACGGGGAGGCGTCCTCCACGACCCCGGTGCCGCAGCACACCCAGCCCTCTATCTCCTTGTACTCCACCCCCAACGCCTTCAACACGTTTCTGGTAGCAATTTCCATGTCTTCGCCTATACCCCTAGTGCTACAGCCGGGATAGTGGCAAAGCAAGGCCTTCCCTTCACGCGACGGCAAGTTTAATATTAAATTCCTTTGTTGTTCCGACGGTCTCGTGGATGCGGGAGCTAAGGGAGAGGCTGCTCTCGGGGGCGCCGTTCATGCTCTTCGACTTCCCCGGGAGGGAGGAGGAGGTGGACTTGGTCTATTACGCTCCGGCCGTAACCGCGGCCAGCGTTTACAACTTAAGGACCTTGGCCGGCGGGCTGATCTGCTTCGCCACAACTGAGGAGGTGGGCTCCGCCTTAGGGCTGGAGAAGGCTTGGAAGACTCTGTCCAAGCAAGGCTACTCCAAGCTAGTCAAGAAGCCCAAGTACGGCGACTACCCGGCGTTCTCCGTGTGGGTGAACCACGTGGACGTCAGAACCGGAATAAGCGACGAGGACAGGGCTTTAACGATAAGGAAGCTCGCGGAGGTGGCGGAGCTGGCCTTGAGCGACCCGGAGGAGGCCAAGAGGAGGTTCGAGGAGGAGTTCTACGCCCCCGGCCACGTGCCGGTCCTCTTGGCCTCCAAGCTGGAGGAGAGGAGGGGCCACACGGAGCTGAGCGTGAGGCTGCTGGAGGCCTTAAGGCTGACGCCCGCGGCGGCCTTCGCGGAGATGTTGGACTACGGGAGGTCGATGAGCTTGAGGAGGGCGGAGGAGCTCTCGAGGTCCTTGGGGATACCTCTCATTAAGGGGGAAGAGGTGTTGGCCTTTCTGGGGATGAGGAGTGACTCCAATGTTGAGCGGTGAGAGCCTTTCGCCCCTACTGACCCGCGAGGGGCGCGCTGAGCTCCCTTTCAAGGAGCACCTTAATGTCGTCCTTATGTACCCTCATCAAGTGTAAGTAGAACCCCCTCTTGGTGAAGCTCCCCTTGGCGCATATGGCGCAGTAAACCAAGCCCTTCCTCTCCTCCCTCACCATCTCGGCCACCCTCTTGGCGGCCTCCAGCTCCTCTTGGGAGACCCCTTCCAACAACTCTTCCCTTATCCTCATCCTACTTGCAATTCTTATGGCTATATCCGCTAACCTGTCCAGATCCATCGGCGCACCCGGTGTGGTGTAGGATACGCAAAACTTATTAGGGGCAGATCCCGTTAATACCTCTCGAATTATAGAAGGCCCTCCTCGACGACCCTCCTCCTAAAGGCCTTGTTCGTCTTGGCCAGCTCGTGAATGGCCTCCTCCGCCGGGCCCCAGAACTTGAACTCCAGGAAGACCCCCGTGCGCCCCTTTTCCCTCCTCTTGGTGAGCAGCCTGACCCTCTCCTTCACAGTCTCCGCGCTTATGCCCAAGACCTTAGCGACGTGTTCTTCCCTACCTATGACTGGCTCCTCCTCGTGGCCGTAGGGGGTGGGGACGATGAGGAGGAGGTCCTTGTTCACCCCCGGCACCCTCTTGCCCTCCTTGAGCCCCTTCAAGTCCAGCTCGCCCCCGAAGGCGTAGAACTCCCTCTCCTTAGTGGTCAACTTCCCCAAGGGGAAAGAAACGACCACCTCCTCTTTCTCGTCCAAGGCCAAGTAGACCTTCGGGGTGCTCCGGGGGGTTGCCATAATTATGTATCCGTGGGACTTGGAGAAGCCCAAGGCCGCCTCCACCTTGTACGGCTCCACGGGGAAGAGTATGGCCACGTCCACGTCGCTGTCCTCGTTCACGTCCCCCCTCGCGACGGAGCCGTGGACCACGGGGGAGAAGGGGGCCAACCTCTCCATAACTCTAATCGCCTTCTCCCTCTTCCTCCTCAAGAGCTCCCAGCGGGCCCCGTCGTACTCCAAGGACCGCCCCCCTCAGCTCTTCTATCCTCTTTGTTAGGTACTCCTTTAACTCTTCGGGGTCCGCCCCCCTCTCGAGGCCCTCCACGGCCCTCTTCGAGTGCGTGTAGGGGGCCTCTCTGAAGGCCGGCTCCAGCTCCTCGCCCTCCAAGTACACTCCCTCCCCGGCCTCCACCTCCCCGACCTTGACGAAGGGGAGCTCGCAGCCCCTCTCCGCCACGAACACTACTGAGTCCACGCTGGTCCTCAAGGGGTCTATCCCGTCCTCCTCGAAAGCCTTCAGTAGCTCCGGGTGGACGGCCTCATAGACGCTCTTCCACAACACCACCTTTACTCCGAGCTTCCTCGAGATCTCGAAGGCGTCGAGCGCTATGCCGCCGTTCGTCCAGTCGAAGGCCCCCTTTACGCACTCCACCTCCATTGCCCTTTTAATGTCGTAAACGAAGTCGACGTTTAAGGTTAACTTCACGAGCTCCGGCCTGCCGTGGGTGAGGGCGTAAGCAGTTACTGTGCCCCCGCCCTTGCCTACGGTTGCGTAGAGCTCGTCCCCGGGGGAGGCGTTGAAGCGGGACCAGTCCCTAACCTTCCTCCCCACCGCGAAGGCGCCGCCGGTGACCCTATTGCCTATGACGGCGTCTCCCCCTATCCTCAAGGTGCTCCCGCCAACCAAGGGGGCGCCGGTGAGCTCGCCGGCCACGTATGCCCCCGCGGTTACGTCCAGCAAGTAGGCCACGTCCGTGTCGTCGGCGACGTGCACGTCTATCAAGCTGGCAACCGGCGCCCCGCCCGAGACCATTACGTCCCTGACCGCAGCCCTCACCGCGTGGAAGCCCATGAGCAGGGGGACGGAGCTCAAGCGCGAGTGGAAGCCGTCCACGGCGAGCACTAGGTCCCCCACCCGGGCCGCGTCGCCCCCGCCGGAGAGGGAGGTCAATGCCTCGTGGACCGCCCAGTCCCCCAGCCCCCTGCTCCCGACCCCTCCTTCCCCGGCCCTCACCCCCAAGGGGGAGGGGGCGTAGGGGCCGGAGTTGGAGAGGACTTGGACCGCGTCCTCGTAGAGGCCCTCGGCGAGCTTTAGGGCCCTCTCCAAGCTTAGGCCCTTCCTAACGGTGAGGAAGGGGAGGACCAAGCTGATTATCTGGTCCTTGTTCAAGCCTTTCTCTAATAAGAACTTGATCGCGTCCTCTAGGTCCAACCCGCCACCCTTCGGGCTATCCTCTCGGCCGCGCTTAGGTCCCTTTCCACCACGGTGCCCACCACCACCCCGTCGGCCCCGGCGCGGAGGATCTCGGCCGCCACCTCCTCGTCCTTTATGCCCCCGCCTACTATCAATATCACCTCCTCCCCCAACAGCTTCTTGGCCAGCCTCACCGCCTCGGGGGGCACGCTCCTCTTGACCCCGCTCCCCGCCTCTAGGTAAACTACCTTGAAGCCCAAGTACTTCGCAGCTAGCACGTACATGCTCAAAAGTTCCGGCTTCTCTGGGGGTATTGCCTTTGCCTCCCCCACCCAGCCCGCGGTGCCGCCCTCGCCTACGATTATGTAGGCCGTAGGTATGGCCTCCAAGCCGTACCTATACACCAACAAAGAGCCCTCCAACTGGTAGTCTATCAAGTACTTCCGGTTGGTGCTGTTGAGCAGGCTCATGAAAAGTATGGCGTCCGCCGAAGGGGCGACTTGGCAAGGGCTCCCGGGGAAGACCGTGACGGGCTTGTCGCAGTTCTTCTTCACGAGCGCGACCGTCTTCTCGGTCTCTATCTGGCCCACTCCGGTGCTCCCGCCCACCAAGAAGGTGGCGGCGTACTCGCACAAGGCCTTAACGGCCCTTTCGTAATAGTCCTCCTCGGAGATCACCTTGTCGGGGTCCAGCAGCGGGAGGAGCGCCCTCCCCCTTCTCTTCATCAGCTCGTCGTACGCCCCCATCCTCACTCCTCTTCCTCGCCGCCCTCGGGGACCTTTATCTCACCTGCGTAGAACTTGTCTATGAAGCGGCCGTATATGACGGCCCTATCGATTATGGGGCTCTCCACGGGCTCCTCGTGCACCAGCCCACACTCAGCGCACCTTATTATCGCCTTCATCTCCTTAGTCTTCTTGTTCTGAATTATGTCTATTATTAGGGCGTGGGCCCCGCAGTTGGGACACTGAAACACCGTGGGCAACGTCGGCCTCCTAACTACGATCTTCTTCCTCCTTCTCCTCCTCCCCACCTAGCTCACCCTCGTACGTCGCCAAGAGAAGGTTTAAAGTTGCGCTCCTCTCGTGCGTCAGCAAAGAGATCAACAAGGTATCGAAGTCCTCGTCCTCGAGAACCAAGGTGGTGCTCTTAGTAACCCTCTTCTCCGCGCAGACGTGCTTGCAAGGCTCCAGCTTTCCCAAGTCCAAGTTCCTCAAGAAGGAGGGGCAGGTGCAGAAGTCGTCCGCCACCAAGTAGTCCCCCGACTCCCCCCGGTAGACCGTTACCTCGGGGAGGTCGCGGTTGACCACCTTGATCACCGGTATCCCTACCTTGGTCTTCTCCTTAGGACAGAGGGACTTCAGATTTGAAGCCCTCGGCCTCAAGGGAGCTCCCCCCTCTCGCCGACCACGACCTTGTCGATGAGGTCAGGGCCGAAAAGCCCGGTGACCGCCACCCCCGGCAAGGCCTCCACCTTTTCTATCACGTTAATTGAGCTCTTGCAGTCCATGTCTATAACTAAGTTGCCGTTGTCCGTGACCACCGGGCCGAGCTTCCCCTTCGCCTCCCTCAACTTCCACCCCACGCCCAAGAGCTTCAGCCCCCTCGCCACCGCCGGCAAGGAGCTGGGCACCACCTCCGCCGGGACCGGGACCCCTCGGGAGCACGGGGAGCCCGACACCTTCCCCTCGTCCACGATGTAGATCCTCTTCCTAGAGATGTAAGCGAGGACCTTCTCCCTGAGCATCGCCGCCCCGCCGCCCTTCACGGCGTACAGAGAGCCGTTCATTGTGAAGACCTCGTCCGCCCCGTCGACGCTGAGCTCCACCTCATCCACGCTCATTAAGTCCAAAACCTTAAGCCCGTGCTTCTTGAGCTCCAAGGCCGTGTCGTAGCTGGTCGGGACCGTCAAGCCGGAGAAGCCGAACTCCTTGAGGTACTTTATGAACAGCCTCACGGTAGTCCCGGAGCCTACGCCCAACACCTCCGGGGCCTCCGAGGCGACCAGCTCCGCCGCCCTCCTGGCGACCGCCTCCTTCCCGCTCAAGCTCCCGCCTAAATTACTCCCCCTCCCCCGCTTTTCCGGCGAGCGGGCTTGACGAGCTGGTACTTGAGGTGCGAGAACTGCGGGCAGATGTGGCTCTTCTTGGGGAGCTACGACTTGGAGAGCGTGGGGAACGGGAGGATCTACCACTACTGTAGGGTCTGCAGGAGGAACACCTTCCACACAGTAGTGAAGAAGATAGAGGTCTAGCACCTCTTAGACTTGACCAAGTGTATCGCTTTAACCAGCGCTTTTAGCTCGTCCACCACCTCTTTGGAGTAGTGCTCCGCGCTCCTGCCGGCCTCCAGCGCCTTCCCGTAGTACTTCACGAACTGATAGACGACGAAGAGCAAGTACAAGTAAGCTACGACCCCGAGGGCTAGGAAGAAGCCCTCTCGGAAGGCGAGCGCTAGGAGCAAGAGCGTTACCAGAACGGCTAAGGACTTCAAAACACCACCTCCGTGGTCGCCTCCCCCGGACCCACGTCGCGTACCCTCACCAAGTACCCTTTTTTAATAACTCCGTAGGAAGGGGAGTAGAAGGCCTCGGTCACTTCGTAGGCCCCGGGGACCTTGATCCTAGCGTTGGGGAGCTCGAGGTAATCCCCCTCTTGTTCGGGCCTCGAGGGCAAGACCAAGCTCATGCTCCCCTTGAAGTCTACCACGTCCTTAATTACTACTCTGTCCTTCTTAACGTAGACCTCCCTCCTCCACCCGGGGAACACCTCGACCTTCATGTAGCCGTAGAACTTGCAAGTACAGTTGCAAGAAGCGTCGAAGGTGTCGGGAAAGGTGCAACAGCCCCTCAGAACGTCGTGGAAGTAGCTGGACCTCATTAAGTCTTTAACCTCCTTCATTCCGGTGTAGGTGAAGGTGCCGGGGTCCAAGACCACCCAGCCCTTCCTCCAAACGGTGAAGCTCCCCTTGTCGTCGTGGTGGTGCCCGGGAGGGGCGCCCTTGGAGGTGGGAGCGCAAGCCAAGGTGACCAGCAGCTCCCCGTCGTTGTAGGAGTGGAGCCAAGGCTTGTCGGAGGTCCGGAGGGCCCTCTCTTCCGGGTAAGTTCCCCCCAAAGAGCTCAAGGCCCTCGCCGCTTCCTCCTTTGCGGGCCCCTCGAGCTTGGGGAAGGACTTCAAGAGGCCAAGCTTCCTCGCGAGGGCGAGGGCAGTTATGGTCGAGGTGTAGTCGAACTCCAAGCTTTCCAAGACCAGCGCCCTGTCGCTGCCGTTGTCCCCTATCAAGGGGAAGGAGGAGTCCGGCAAGGTCACGCTCGCGAGCAGCTCCGAGGCCTCCGAGAGGGGGCCCTTGACCTCAGGCCAGACCCTCTCGAAGTAGCTCTCGTCCAGTTCCTTAGCTGCGTAAAGGGTCGCCAGCGCCCCTTCGAGGACCAGCAAGTGGTAGGCGGTGGAGCCCTCGTAGTCCCAGCCGTCCAGCTGCTTCCTAAGCTCGTAGACCAAGCTCTCCCTCACCTCCCAAGCGGCCCTCGCGAGGGGCCTCCAAGCCCTCCCCAAGGCTAAGGAGGAGACCGTGAGGCCGTAGAGGTCGCACATGGTGTGGTTGCTGGTATACACCCCCACCTCCACGTTCACCAATATGTAGAGGAGCGCGGCGAGCAGCTGCTCCACTATTTCAACGGAGTACTGGTTGTTCCCGAAGGAGTAGGTCAAGTTCAGCGCCCTCAAGCCCGCCTCCATTGCGTTCGCCCAGCCGGGGCCGGAGTAGGGCTTGACCAGCCGGAAGAACTCCCTCGGCGGGGAGACCCCTAAGACCGCCCCCCTGGCGAAGTGATAGGCCCTAGTGAAGAACCAAGGGTACTTGACGTCCGCCCCCTTAGTGGGGGCCACGGGGACGGTTAGGTAATGAACCTTGGGGGAGAAGGAGAAGCAAGAGCGGACGTCGAAGAGCTCCGCCCACCGCTCGTAACAAGGGTACCCGAGGTCGGGGGAGCAAGAGCAGCCCTTGACCCACTTGCCGGCGGCCCTCCAAGCGCCCTCCGAGAGGAGCCTCGCCTCCCCCTCTCGGCCGCCCGCGGGCTTCAACAGCTTGAAGTTCAGCCTCCGGGATAGGAGGG containing:
- a CDS encoding 3,4-dihydroxy-2-butanone-4-phosphate synthase — translated: MRELRERLLSGAPFMLFDFPGREEEVDLVYYAPAVTAASVYNLRTLAGGLICFATTEEVGSALGLEKAWKTLSKQGYSKLVKKPKYGDYPAFSVWVNHVDVRTGISDEDRALTIRKLAEVAELALSDPEEAKRRFEEEFYAPGHVPVLLASKLEERRGHTELSVRLLEALRLTPAAAFAEMLDYGRSMSLRRAEELSRSLGIPLIKGEEVLAFLGMRSDSNVER
- the rpiA gene encoding ribose 5-phosphate isomerase A: MSGKEAVARRAAELVASEAPEVLGVGSGTTVRLFIKYLKEFGFSGLTVPTSYDTALELKKHGLKVLDLMSVDEVELSVDGADEVFTMNGSLYAVKGGGAAMLREKVLAYISRKRIYIVDEGKVSGSPCSRGVPVPAEVVPSSLPAVARGLKLLGVGWKLREAKGKLGPVVTDNGNLVIDMDCKSSINVIEKVEALPGVAVTGLFGPDLIDKVVVGERGELP
- a CDS encoding zinc finger SWIM domain-containing protein; the encoded protein is MRPRASNLKSLCPKEKTKVGIPVIKVVNRDLPEVTVYRGESGDYLVADDFCTCPSFLRNLDLGKLEPCKHVCAEKRVTKSTTLVLEDEDFDTLLISLLTHERSATLNLLLATYEGELGGEEEKEEEDRS
- a CDS encoding nucleotidyltransferase domain-containing protein, with translation MEYDGARWELLRRKREKAIRVMERLAPFSPVVHGSVARGDVNEDSDVDVAILFPVEPYKVEAALGFSKSHGYIIMATPRSTPKVYLALDEKEEVVVSFPLGKLTTKEREFYAFGGELDLKGLKEGKRVPGVNKDLLLIVPTPYGHEEEPVIGREEHVAKVLGISAETVKERVRLLTKRREKGRTGVFLEFKFWGPAEEAIHELAKTNKAFRRRVVEEGLL
- a CDS encoding heparinase II/III domain-containing protein, which translates into the protein MRLPAGALGRVRLSELPNYLLLLLKKPSEWERAALPDVREVAPLLSRRLNFKLLKPAGGREGEARLLSEGAWRAAGKWVKGCSCSPDLGYPCYERWAELFDVRSCFSFSPKVHYLTVPVAPTKGADVKYPWFFTRAYHFARGAVLGVSPPREFFRLVKPYSGPGWANAMEAGLRALNLTYSFGNNQYSVEIVEQLLAALLYILVNVEVGVYTSNHTMCDLYGLTVSSLALGRAWRPLARAAWEVRESLVYELRKQLDGWDYEGSTAYHLLVLEGALATLYAAKELDESYFERVWPEVKGPLSEASELLASVTLPDSSFPLIGDNGSDRALVLESLEFDYTSTITALALARKLGLLKSFPKLEGPAKEEAARALSSLGGTYPEERALRTSDKPWLHSYNDGELLVTLACAPTSKGAPPGHHHDDKGSFTVWRKGWVVLDPGTFTYTGMKEVKDLMRSSYFHDVLRGCCTFPDTFDASCNCTCKFYGYMKVEVFPGWRREVYVKKDRVVIKDVVDFKGSMSLVLPSRPEQEGDYLELPNARIKVPGAYEVTEAFYSPSYGVIKKGYLVRVRDVGPGEATTEVVF
- a CDS encoding heterodisulfide reductase-related iron-sulfur binding cluster codes for the protein MLCHYPGCSTRGIGEDMEIATRNVLKALGVEYKEIEGWVCCGTGVVEDASPLGTAVLVASNLSLAKEQGCSSVFTACGICAAQLMFWKGRMMKEEPLREEVKDLLESKHLKFNIDVKLLHILDLLLENFKEEHVKRPLYNLRVSLYPGCGAKKFYNFYQGKDVFKMMEEVVKRTGAEVARRVDTCCGFPLMTYDKKVATDLARKVVSESAGADVIVTLCPFCQYQLDTSQKGVPVWHLHQLVGYAMGLSEKELGLDKHVNKL
- a CDS encoding AIR synthase related protein, with the translated sequence MDLEDAIKFLLEKGLNKDQIISLVLPFLTVRKGLSLERALKLAEGLYEDAVQVLSNSGPYAPSPLGVRAGEGGVGSRGLGDWAVHEALTSLSGGGDAARVGDLVLAVDGFHSRLSSVPLLMGFHAVRAAVRDVMVSGGAPVASLIDVHVADDTDVAYLLDVTAGAYVAGELTGAPLVGGSTLRIGGDAVIGNRVTGGAFAVGRKVRDWSRFNASPGDELYATVGKGGGTVTAYALTHGRPELVKLTLNVDFVYDIKRAMEVECVKGAFDWTNGGIALDAFEISRKLGVKVVLWKSVYEAVHPELLKAFEEDGIDPLRTSVDSVVFVAERGCELPFVKVGEVEAGEGVYLEGEELEPAFREAPYTHSKRAVEGLERGADPEELKEYLTKRIEELRGAVLGVRRGPLGALEEEEGEGD
- a CDS encoding geranylgeranylglyceryl/heptaprenylglyceryl phosphate synthase, giving the protein MGAYDELMKRRGRALLPLLDPDKVISEEDYYERAVKALCEYAATFLVGGSTGVGQIETEKTVALVKKNCDKPVTVFPGSPCQVAPSADAILFMSLLNSTNRKYLIDYQLEGSLLVYRYGLEAIPTAYIIVGEGGTAGWVGEAKAIPPEKPELLSMYVLAAKYLGFKVVYLEAGSGVKRSVPPEAVRLAKKLLGEEVILIVGGGIKDEEVAAEILRAGADGVVVGTVVERDLSAAERIARRVAGWT
- a CDS encoding HVO_0476 family zinc finger protein, encoding MGRRRRRKKIVVRRPTLPTVFQCPNCGAHALIIDIIQNKKTKEMKAIIRCAECGLVHEEPVESPIIDRAVIYGRFIDKFYAGEIKVPEGGEEEE